A DNA window from Actinomadura coerulea contains the following coding sequences:
- a CDS encoding ATP-grasp domain-containing protein, with amino-acid sequence MAASLYLVAGKATDSVTHGFLPAAARLGLDVTLLTDRPAAHDAGVPVVECDVSDFRDIIARVGDTAARGGGGPAAVFSNSDFLQAPAALAAAYHGLPAKDWRAATRAKNKALMRRHLASLDPVFSADAGRVPADAPYPLVVKPREGVASEDVFLVHDAVELAARVEEIRARRGDPLVAEEYLPGRLHTLETLGDGRELRVLGSFRTTLSPPPFFVEERLEWAPPPPETAQVLRQLEALGVGFGACHTEFVVHEGRARIIEVNYRLIGDHCDFLLADLLGVPLFEQILQVHLGAGLPGQRVPRPRHAVAEPVIADRRGTLTAAPGPLELEDGPVRLAYRPQRAVGDTVSLTRTNRDYLGTVRAIGPGPDEVNAALARFRAAHDWTIA; translated from the coding sequence GTGGCCGCCTCTCTCTACCTGGTCGCCGGCAAGGCGACCGACTCGGTGACGCACGGGTTCCTGCCCGCCGCCGCGCGCCTGGGCCTCGACGTCACGCTCCTCACCGACCGTCCCGCCGCCCACGACGCCGGCGTGCCGGTGGTCGAGTGCGACGTCTCCGACTTCCGCGACATCATCGCGCGCGTCGGGGACACCGCCGCGCGCGGCGGGGGCGGGCCCGCCGCCGTCTTCTCCAACAGCGACTTCCTCCAGGCGCCCGCCGCCTTGGCCGCCGCGTACCACGGCCTGCCCGCCAAGGACTGGCGGGCCGCGACCCGCGCGAAGAACAAGGCCCTCATGCGGCGGCACCTGGCGTCCCTCGACCCGGTCTTCTCGGCGGACGCGGGACGGGTCCCGGCGGACGCGCCGTATCCGCTCGTCGTCAAGCCGCGCGAGGGTGTGGCGAGCGAGGACGTGTTCCTCGTCCACGACGCCGTGGAACTGGCGGCCCGGGTGGAGGAGATCCGTGCCCGCCGCGGCGATCCGCTCGTGGCCGAGGAGTACCTGCCGGGCCGCCTCCACACGCTGGAGACGCTGGGGGACGGGCGGGAACTGCGGGTGCTGGGCTCGTTCCGCACGACGCTCTCGCCTCCGCCGTTCTTCGTGGAGGAGCGCCTTGAGTGGGCGCCCCCACCCCCGGAGACGGCGCAGGTCCTTCGGCAGTTGGAGGCGCTGGGCGTCGGTTTCGGGGCGTGCCACACCGAGTTCGTCGTCCATGAGGGGCGCGCCCGCATCATCGAGGTCAACTACCGGCTCATCGGCGACCACTGCGACTTCCTGCTGGCCGATCTGCTGGGCGTGCCGCTCTTCGAGCAGATATTGCAGGTCCACCTTGGCGCGGGCCTGCCTGGGCAGCGGGTCCCCCGTCCGCGCCATGCCGTCGCCGAGCCGGTCATCGCCGATCGCCGCGGCACGCTCACCGCCGCCCCCGGCCCTCTGGAGTTGGAGGACGGCCCGGTGCGGCTGGCGTACCGCCCTCAGCGCGCGGTGGGCGACACGGTGTCCCTCACCCGGACCAACCGCGACTACCTGGGCACCGTGCGCGCCATCGGTCCCGGGCCGGACGAGGTGAACGCCGCCCTGGCGCGGTTCAGAGCAGCGCACGACTGGACGATCGCGTGA
- a CDS encoding DUF4031 domain-containing protein: protein MILIDPPLWPARGRVWSHMVSDVSYDELHVFAAELGMPPRAFDRDHYDVPSELYDAALLQGAEAVGCQELLLRLTEAGLRRRKAYRHRPVPDGRTAV, encoded by the coding sequence TTGATCCTTATAGACCCGCCGCTGTGGCCCGCGCGGGGACGCGTGTGGTCGCACATGGTCAGTGACGTGTCCTACGACGAGCTGCACGTCTTCGCCGCGGAACTGGGCATGCCGCCGCGGGCGTTCGATCGCGACCACTACGACGTCCCGTCGGAGCTCTACGACGCCGCCCTGCTCCAGGGCGCCGAGGCGGTGGGGTGCCAGGAGCTGCTCCTGCGGCTGACCGAAGCGGGCCTGCGCCGCCGCAAGGCGTACCGGCACCGGCCGGTGCCGGACGGCCGGACGGCCGTCTAG
- a CDS encoding ATP-dependent DNA helicase UvrD2, with the protein MSAESVLEGLDPEQRAVAEAVKGPVCVLAGAGTGKTRAITHRIAYATLTGVVTPQRVLAVTFTTRAAGELRSRLRQLGAPGVQARTFHSAALRQLGYFWPRVVGGEQPKIVDSKIGLVADAARACRLSLGRTELRDVASEIEWAKVTQNRPEDYPAAVVKAGRRPPAEIVDVARVYAMYEQLRRERNLLDFEGMLELTAAVITEHREVANQVREQYRYFVVDEFQDVNPLQKMLLDAWLGDRDDLCVVGDPNQTIYSFTGASPSHLLDFTREHPDARVVRLVRDYRSTPQVVRLANGVIGQARGARHKLELVAQRENGPEPVFNEYDDEVAEADDAARRARKLIEEGVPAREIAILYRINAQSETYESALAAVGVPYVLRGAERFFERPEVREAVVRLRGAARAGADAETDGMGLIQTVRHVLSGAGFSDRPPEGAGAARARWESLAALAQLAEDMAADNPRAGLPEFVAELEERAAAQHAPPLEGVTLASLHAAKGLEWDAVFLVGLAEGTLPIVYAKTPEQIEEERRLLYVGVTRARVHLNLSWALARSPGGTQARRPSRFLDGLTGKTTTHTPARVDRSKRRPAKGPQPCRVCGRPLIAAVERKLGRCEDCPSELNEELLLALREWRAGVSAEQKVPAYVVFTDATLQAIAEHAPESLEDLARIPGVGKVKLDRYGDAVLGLCGH; encoded by the coding sequence ATGTCAGCTGAGTCGGTGCTGGAGGGGCTCGACCCCGAGCAGCGGGCGGTCGCCGAGGCGGTGAAGGGCCCGGTGTGCGTGCTCGCGGGCGCCGGGACGGGCAAGACCAGGGCGATCACCCACCGGATCGCCTACGCCACCCTCACCGGCGTCGTGACGCCGCAGCGGGTGCTCGCCGTGACGTTCACCACGCGGGCGGCGGGGGAGCTGCGCAGCCGGCTGCGGCAGCTCGGCGCGCCCGGCGTGCAGGCCCGCACGTTCCACTCGGCGGCGCTGCGGCAGCTCGGCTACTTCTGGCCGCGCGTCGTCGGCGGCGAGCAGCCGAAGATCGTCGACTCCAAGATCGGCCTGGTCGCGGACGCGGCGCGGGCGTGCCGGCTCTCCCTCGGCCGCACGGAGCTGCGCGACGTCGCGAGCGAGATCGAGTGGGCGAAGGTCACCCAGAACCGCCCCGAGGACTACCCGGCCGCCGTCGTGAAGGCGGGCCGCCGCCCGCCCGCCGAGATCGTCGACGTGGCCCGCGTCTACGCGATGTACGAGCAGCTCAGGCGCGAGCGCAACCTGCTCGACTTCGAGGGCATGCTGGAGCTGACCGCCGCCGTCATCACCGAGCACCGCGAGGTCGCCAACCAGGTCCGCGAGCAGTACCGCTACTTCGTCGTGGACGAGTTCCAGGACGTCAACCCGTTGCAGAAGATGCTGCTCGACGCCTGGCTCGGCGACCGCGACGACCTGTGCGTCGTCGGCGACCCCAACCAGACGATCTACTCCTTCACCGGCGCGTCCCCCTCCCACCTGCTCGACTTCACCCGCGAGCACCCGGACGCCAGGGTCGTCAGGCTCGTCCGCGACTACCGCTCGACGCCGCAGGTCGTCCGGCTGGCGAACGGGGTGATCGGGCAGGCGCGGGGCGCGCGGCACAAGCTGGAGCTCGTCGCGCAGCGCGAGAACGGGCCCGAGCCCGTGTTCAACGAGTACGACGACGAGGTCGCCGAGGCCGACGACGCCGCCCGGCGGGCCCGCAAGCTGATCGAGGAGGGCGTCCCCGCCCGGGAGATCGCGATCCTCTACCGCATCAACGCGCAGTCCGAGACGTACGAGTCGGCGCTCGCGGCCGTGGGCGTCCCGTACGTGCTGCGCGGCGCGGAGCGCTTCTTCGAGCGGCCCGAGGTGCGCGAGGCCGTCGTCCGCCTGCGCGGCGCGGCCCGGGCGGGCGCCGACGCCGAGACCGACGGGATGGGGCTGATCCAGACGGTCCGGCACGTCCTGAGCGGGGCGGGGTTCTCCGACCGGCCCCCTGAGGGCGCGGGCGCGGCCCGCGCGCGCTGGGAGTCCCTCGCGGCGCTGGCGCAGCTCGCCGAGGACATGGCCGCCGACAATCCGAGGGCCGGGCTCCCCGAGTTCGTCGCCGAGCTGGAGGAGCGCGCCGCCGCGCAGCACGCCCCTCCGCTGGAGGGCGTCACGCTCGCCTCGCTGCACGCCGCCAAGGGCCTGGAGTGGGACGCGGTGTTCCTCGTCGGGCTGGCCGAGGGCACCCTGCCGATCGTCTACGCCAAGACGCCCGAGCAGATCGAGGAGGAGCGCCGCCTGCTGTACGTCGGCGTCACGCGGGCCCGCGTGCACCTGAACCTGTCGTGGGCGCTGGCGCGCTCGCCCGGCGGCACCCAGGCGCGCCGCCCGTCCCGCTTCCTCGACGGCCTCACCGGCAAGACCACCACGCACACCCCCGCGCGCGTCGACCGCTCGAAGCGGCGCCCCGCCAAGGGGCCGCAGCCGTGCCGCGTCTGCGGGCGCCCGCTGATCGCGGCCGTCGAGCGCAAGCTCGGCCGCTGCGAGGACTGCCCCTCCGAGCTGAACGAGGAGCTCCTCCTCGCGCTGAGGGAGTGGCGCGCCGGGGTGTCGGCCGAGCAGAAGGTCCCCGCGTACGTGGTGTTCACCGACGCGACGCTCCAGGCGATCGCCGAGCACGCCCCCGAGTCCCTGGAGGACCTGGCCC
- the nudC gene encoding NAD(+) diphosphatase, producing the protein MTDAPMDGTHAPLEWLALARGTLDRVALYRRDEAWLDEAWADPGTRVLVIEDGRTPVAFEPAPALVLVPPDQAPDGDRWLLGVDGDGVAHFGVSGPLPVIEGAEPAGLRRVGALLGDRDSGLLTHAVALEHWHGTHRFCPRCGAETRVASAGHVRVCPEDGSQHFPRVDPAVIMLVTDEADRVLLARGPQWPADRRSILAGFVEPGESLEQAVAREVQEEVGLPVRDVRYLGSQPWPLPRSLMLGFTARTDGDLPLRPDPEEITDAAWYTREELRAAIDAGEIVAPGPLSIAAQLIMRWYGGELPKMPPF; encoded by the coding sequence ATGACCGACGCCCCGATGGACGGTACGCACGCCCCGCTGGAGTGGCTCGCGCTCGCGCGCGGGACGCTCGACCGAGTCGCGCTGTACCGCCGCGACGAGGCCTGGCTGGACGAGGCGTGGGCTGACCCGGGGACGCGCGTCCTGGTCATCGAGGACGGGCGTACGCCGGTCGCCTTCGAGCCCGCCCCGGCGCTCGTCCTCGTCCCGCCGGACCAGGCGCCGGACGGCGACCGGTGGCTCCTCGGCGTCGACGGCGACGGCGTCGCCCACTTCGGGGTGAGCGGCCCGCTGCCCGTCATCGAGGGGGCGGAGCCCGCCGGGCTCCGCCGCGTCGGCGCCCTTCTCGGCGACCGGGACTCCGGCCTGCTCACCCACGCCGTCGCCCTGGAGCACTGGCACGGAACCCACCGGTTCTGCCCGCGGTGCGGCGCCGAGACGCGCGTGGCGTCCGCCGGGCACGTGCGCGTCTGCCCCGAGGACGGCTCGCAGCACTTCCCCCGGGTCGACCCCGCGGTGATCATGCTGGTGACGGACGAGGCCGACCGCGTGCTGCTGGCCCGCGGCCCGCAGTGGCCCGCCGACCGCCGCTCGATCCTCGCCGGGTTCGTCGAACCGGGCGAGTCCCTCGAACAGGCCGTCGCGCGGGAGGTGCAGGAGGAGGTCGGGCTGCCCGTCCGGGACGTCCGCTACCTCGGCAGCCAGCCGTGGCCGCTGCCGCGGAGCCTCATGCTGGGGTTCACCGCGCGGACGGACGGTGACCTCCCGCTGCGCCCCGACCCCGAGGAGATCACGGACGCCGCCTGGTACACGCGCGAGGAGCTGCGCGCCGCCATCGACGCGGGCGAGATCGTCGCACCGGGCCCGCTGTCCATCGCCGCCCAGCTCATCATGCGCTGGTACGGCGGCGAGCTTCCCAAGATGCCGCCGTTCTAG
- a CDS encoding HD domain-containing protein, whose product MDLVDRWVALAGPHIRHIGTELDQRYGEPHRRYHTRAHLTAVLDLVDELAGHAEDPDAVRIAAWFHDAVYDPERADNEERSARLAARMLADTDLPDAVVARVVRLVELTATHAPEEDDRDGQVLCDADLAVLGAEPERYAAYAAAVREEYAFVPDEFFRAGRAEVLNGLLALPRLFHTPAARERFEERARGNMRTELLLLNA is encoded by the coding sequence ATGGATCTCGTCGACCGGTGGGTGGCGCTGGCGGGGCCCCACATCCGGCACATCGGCACCGAGCTCGACCAGCGCTACGGGGAGCCGCACCGCCGCTACCACACCCGCGCGCACCTCACCGCCGTCCTCGATCTCGTGGACGAGCTGGCCGGGCACGCCGAGGACCCCGACGCCGTCAGGATCGCCGCCTGGTTCCACGACGCCGTCTACGACCCCGAGCGCGCCGACAACGAGGAGCGCAGCGCCCGCCTGGCGGCGCGCATGCTCGCCGACACCGACCTCCCGGACGCGGTGGTCGCGCGGGTCGTCCGGCTCGTGGAGCTGACCGCCACGCACGCGCCGGAGGAGGACGACCGCGACGGGCAGGTGCTCTGCGACGCCGACCTCGCCGTCCTCGGCGCGGAGCCCGAGCGGTACGCCGCCTACGCGGCCGCCGTCCGCGAGGAGTACGCGTTCGTCCCCGACGAGTTCTTCCGCGCCGGACGGGCCGAGGTCCTCAACGGCCTGCTGGCCCTTCCCCGGCTCTTCCACACGCCCGCCGCGCGCGAGCGCTTCGAGGAGCGCGCCCGCGGCAACATGCGGACCGAGCTCCTGCTCCTCAACGCCTAG
- a CDS encoding mycoredoxin → MATPTTDRAKGAAGQLTMYTTSWCGFCRRLKSQLARDGIHMVEIDIERDPEAAEFVMSVNGGNQTVPTLVFPDGTAATNPSAKEVKRRLAQIAEAG, encoded by the coding sequence ATGGCGACGCCGACGACCGACCGGGCCAAGGGCGCGGCCGGCCAGCTCACCATGTACACGACGTCCTGGTGCGGGTTCTGCCGGCGGCTGAAGAGCCAGCTGGCCCGCGACGGCATCCATATGGTGGAGATCGACATCGAGCGCGACCCCGAGGCCGCCGAGTTCGTGATGAGCGTGAACGGCGGGAACCAGACGGTCCCGACGCTGGTGTTCCCCGACGGCACGGCCGCGACCAACCCCAGCGCCAAGGAGGTCAAGCGCCGCCTCGCGCAGATCGCCGAGGCGGGCTGA
- a CDS encoding dipeptidase has translation MQVNDVVAYIQADRDRFVADLKEWLAIPSISGDPAHAEDVRTSAGWLAEYLRGQGFPTVEVWETPGLPAVFAEWPAEDPQAPAVVVYGHHDVQPVEPLEEWETEPFKPVEKGDRLVGRGASDDKGQIFFHTLGIRAALAASGRQAPPVTVKLLVEGEEESGSVHFAELLRTHRDRLACDAVVISDTTMWAADVPSMCTGMRGLAEAEVTLRGPDGDLHSGSFGGAVPNPLHAMASLLAALHDDDGRVAVPGFYDDVVPLSDEERELFARLPFDEAEWLRTAGNSRAAHGEKGYTTLERVWARPTAEINGMWGGHTGPGGKTIVPREAHAKISFRLAAGQDPRKVQEQFRAWVAEQAPPGVEAEVRVPGGGVRPCFSPIDSPGVKAARRAMERAFGTEVLFTREGGSGPEADLADILGAPLIFVAVGLDGDRIHAPNEKVEVPLLLKGAETAAYLWEELASALR, from the coding sequence ATGCAGGTGAACGATGTAGTCGCCTACATCCAGGCGGACCGCGACCGGTTCGTCGCCGACCTCAAGGAGTGGCTGGCGATCCCGTCCATCTCCGGGGACCCGGCGCACGCCGAGGATGTGCGCACCTCCGCCGGATGGCTCGCCGAGTACCTGCGCGGGCAGGGCTTCCCCACCGTCGAGGTCTGGGAGACCCCCGGCCTGCCGGCGGTGTTCGCCGAATGGCCCGCCGAGGACCCGCAGGCCCCCGCGGTCGTCGTCTACGGGCACCACGACGTCCAGCCGGTCGAGCCGCTGGAGGAGTGGGAGACCGAGCCGTTCAAGCCCGTGGAGAAGGGCGACCGGCTCGTCGGGCGCGGCGCGTCCGACGACAAGGGCCAGATCTTCTTCCACACCCTCGGCATCCGCGCGGCGCTCGCCGCGTCCGGGCGGCAGGCCCCGCCCGTCACCGTCAAGCTGCTGGTCGAGGGCGAGGAGGAGTCCGGCTCGGTGCACTTCGCCGAGCTGCTGCGCACCCACCGCGACCGGCTCGCCTGCGACGCCGTCGTCATCAGCGACACCACGATGTGGGCGGCGGACGTGCCGTCCATGTGCACCGGCATGCGCGGCCTCGCCGAGGCCGAGGTCACCCTGCGGGGCCCGGACGGCGACCTGCACTCCGGCTCGTTCGGCGGCGCCGTCCCGAACCCCCTCCACGCGATGGCCTCGCTGCTCGCCGCCCTGCACGACGACGACGGCCGCGTCGCCGTCCCCGGCTTCTACGACGACGTCGTCCCGCTCAGCGACGAGGAGCGGGAGCTGTTCGCCCGGCTGCCGTTCGACGAGGCCGAGTGGCTGCGCACCGCCGGGAACAGCCGCGCCGCCCACGGCGAGAAGGGCTACACGACCCTCGAACGCGTCTGGGCCCGCCCGACCGCCGAGATCAACGGCATGTGGGGCGGGCACACCGGCCCCGGCGGCAAGACGATCGTCCCCCGCGAGGCGCACGCCAAGATCTCGTTCCGGCTCGCCGCCGGGCAGGACCCCCGCAAGGTCCAGGAGCAGTTCCGGGCGTGGGTCGCCGAGCAGGCCCCGCCCGGCGTCGAGGCCGAGGTCCGCGTCCCGGGCGGCGGCGTGCGGCCCTGCTTCTCGCCGATCGACTCGCCCGGCGTGAAGGCCGCGCGGCGCGCCATGGAGCGGGCGTTCGGCACCGAGGTGCTGTTCACCCGCGAGGGCGGCAGCGGCCCCGAGGCCGACCTCGCCGACATCCTCGGCGCGCCGCTGATCTTCGTCGCGGTCGGGCTGGACGGCGACCGCATCCACGCCCCCAACGAGAAGGTCGAGGTCCCCCTGCTGCTCAAGGGCGCCGAGACCGCCGCGTACCTGTGGGAAGAACTCGCGTCCGCGCTGCGCTGA
- a CDS encoding IucA/IucC family protein, whose protein sequence is MDPGQGLRLNDVFRAVRLVSDPRDDTASFERECLEALATIRLHDDARPAVHRRLGRLPAELRTGPGTFYETLAAYNDHPVHPTGRSRSGLSLADLSRYAPEFAPSFPLRWAAVPNATLAGTLPAWWPGPSDVGLGSEDAAGALFPVHPLAVRQVRSQRGVSLAPVPYLQVAPTLSMRTVAAAPLDHVKMPLPTSTLGLRNRRTIMPGTLPDGALVERILRQVLRQEPSLPVLLADEQTYGHADDPLLGYLVRRFPSETARAHIVPVAALLAEAPDQGHVIERWDVEALFGAYLSALFSWNVALFRYGIALEAHQQNVALVLDEGPLRLLIKDNDGALIDPSRLRERVPPSPGTDPRDLVDHRMTTSDPDALARVFVTITLHLCAAAPALGLAGRGLLPWRTGLRMIRERLDGALGPQDALLRARTLDAGMLPGKAMVTAGTLVDKARTGAADINKHYGPPGPNYLLDTTCC, encoded by the coding sequence GTGGATCCTGGGCAGGGCCTGAGGCTGAACGACGTCTTCCGTGCCGTCCGCCTGGTGTCCGACCCGCGTGACGACACGGCGTCCTTCGAGCGCGAGTGCCTTGAGGCCCTGGCGACCATCAGGCTGCACGACGACGCGCGTCCGGCCGTCCACCGGCGGCTCGGACGCCTCCCGGCCGAGCTGCGCACGGGTCCCGGCACGTTCTACGAGACGCTGGCGGCCTACAACGACCACCCCGTGCATCCGACCGGCCGGAGCCGCTCCGGGCTGTCCCTGGCCGACCTGAGCCGCTACGCGCCCGAGTTCGCGCCGTCGTTCCCGCTGCGCTGGGCGGCGGTGCCGAACGCGACGCTGGCAGGGACACTCCCCGCATGGTGGCCAGGGCCGTCCGACGTGGGCCTGGGCTCGGAGGACGCGGCCGGGGCGCTGTTCCCCGTCCACCCGCTGGCGGTGCGGCAGGTGCGCTCCCAGCGGGGCGTATCCCTCGCACCCGTCCCGTACTTGCAGGTCGCGCCCACGTTGTCGATGCGGACGGTCGCCGCGGCGCCGCTGGACCACGTGAAGATGCCGCTGCCGACGAGCACCCTCGGCCTCCGCAACCGGCGCACCATCATGCCCGGCACCCTGCCGGACGGCGCGCTCGTCGAACGGATCCTGCGCCAGGTTCTTCGACAGGAGCCGTCGCTTCCCGTCCTTCTCGCCGACGAGCAGACCTACGGCCACGCCGACGACCCGCTTCTCGGCTACCTCGTGCGCCGCTTCCCGTCTGAGACTGCTCGCGCGCACATCGTCCCTGTCGCGGCCCTACTCGCCGAGGCACCGGACCAGGGTCACGTCATCGAGCGCTGGGACGTCGAAGCGCTCTTCGGCGCCTACCTGTCGGCGCTGTTCTCCTGGAACGTCGCGCTGTTCCGGTACGGCATCGCACTGGAGGCGCATCAGCAGAACGTGGCGCTCGTCTTGGACGAGGGTCCGCTCCGCCTCCTCATCAAGGACAACGACGGCGCGCTGATCGACCCGTCCCGCCTCCGCGAGCGCGTCCCGCCCTCCCCCGGCACGGACCCCCGCGACCTCGTCGACCACCGGATGACGACGTCCGATCCCGATGCCCTCGCCCGCGTCTTCGTCACCATCACCCTGCATCTGTGCGCCGCGGCGCCCGCGCTGGGCCTGGCCGGGCGCGGCCTGCTCCCCTGGCGGACCGGCCTCCGGATGATCCGCGAACGGCTCGACGGGGCCCTCGGGCCGCAGGACGCGCTCCTGCGCGCCCGCACGCTCGACGCCGGCATGCTGCCGGGCAAGGCCATGGTCACCGCCGGGACCCTCGTCGACAAGGCGAGGACCGGCGCGGCCGACATCAACAAGCACTACGGCCCGCCGGGACCCAACTACCTACTGGACACGACGTGCTGCTGA